A stretch of Acidobacteriota bacterium DNA encodes these proteins:
- a CDS encoding TspO/MBR family protein — protein MPKHLLALAGFLVAAFAAGAFGAQFTPGPWYEALNRPSWNPPNWIFGPVWTVLYILIATSAWLVWRQGKKQPEAPTATALATWTVQLVLNALWSWIFFGLHQLAGAFAEVCLLWIAIALTIGLFGRVHKLAAWLLVPYLAWVSFAAFLNFTIWRLNP, from the coding sequence TCGCCGCCTTCGCCGCCGGGGCCTTCGGCGCCCAGTTCACCCCGGGCCCTTGGTACGAGGCCTTGAACAGACCGAGCTGGAATCCACCCAACTGGATCTTCGGGCCCGTCTGGACGGTTCTCTACATCCTGATCGCGACCAGCGCCTGGCTGGTCTGGCGACAGGGGAAAAAGCAGCCGGAGGCTCCCACCGCCACCGCCCTCGCCACCTGGACGGTCCAACTCGTTTTGAACGCCCTGTGGTCGTGGATCTTCTTCGGCCTCCACCAGCTCGCCGGGGCCTTCGCCGAGGTCTGCCTGTTGTGGATCGCCATCGCGCTGACGATCGGCCTTTTCGGACGCGTCCACAAGCTCGCCGCCTGGCTGCTGGTGCCCTACCTGGCCTGGGTATCGTTCGCGGCGTTCCTCAACTTCACCATCTGGCGCCTCAACCCTTAG
- a CDS encoding ECF-type sigma factor produces MTPENSEITGLLRAWSGGESAALDRLLPLVFDDLHRMARFFFQRESDTHTLQPTALVSEVYFRLRGQKEVELENRKDFFNFSADVMRHFLVDYARKRNASKRGGGTGDLPLDTGIASLLSSTPSSAQILDLNAALEELEEVDPRQARVVMLRYFLGLQVAEIAELLEISESTVKRDWRTARYWLKKRLVESKKKVEPTDP; encoded by the coding sequence ATGACCCCGGAAAATTCCGAGATCACCGGCCTCTTGCGAGCCTGGAGCGGGGGCGAGAGCGCAGCTCTCGACCGGCTGCTGCCGTTGGTGTTCGACGATCTACACCGCATGGCGCGGTTTTTCTTTCAGCGCGAGTCGGACACCCACACTCTGCAACCCACGGCCCTGGTGAGCGAGGTCTACTTCCGCCTGCGCGGTCAGAAAGAAGTCGAGTTGGAGAATCGCAAGGACTTTTTCAACTTCTCCGCCGACGTCATGCGGCACTTTCTGGTGGATTACGCCCGCAAGCGCAATGCGAGCAAACGCGGCGGAGGCACCGGCGACCTGCCTCTGGACACAGGCATCGCGAGCCTGCTCTCGTCCACGCCTTCCAGCGCCCAGATCCTCGACCTGAACGCCGCCCTGGAAGAGCTGGAAGAGGTCGACCCGCGCCAGGCACGGGTGGTCATGCTGCGGTACTTTCTCGGCTTGCAGGTGGCGGAGATCGCGGAACTGCTGGAAATCTCCGAGTCCACCGTCAAACGCGACTGGCGCACGGCAAGGTACTGGCTCAAGAAGCGCCTTGTTGAAAGCAAAAAGAAAGTTGAACCCACTGATCCGTGA
- a CDS encoding serine/threonine-protein kinase, which produces MTDNRWPEIKPLLDRALDLDPDFRASFLDSACGDDLDLKAEIEGYLALESETTDLESPLLDLIAGRSPEYRAGQRMGPYRLDAEIARGGMGVVYQASRIEGGFEQKVAIKILRRGFDTGDFVRRFRSERQILAGLDHPHIARLFDGGTTEDGLPYLVMEPVNGRRLDHYCQEENLDLPARIELLRKICDAVHAAHQRLIVHCDLKPSNILVTADGTPKLLDFGIAKVLRQSPDDETRSLTVRLGTPGYSSPELVAGSNVTTGSDIYALGCLLHLLLTGKAPEPRAHADDPLPLPSRVLQAEAAQAETPEAKAAAQDRRQQVRGDLDAITLKALAWDAQDRYTSADALSTDLDRHLRKLPVSAQPYSWKYVAGRLIRRRRKELAVGLGVVVLVLVGLGLFLGERVRSGLEENRAEGWKEAYGSLLELIDPTRERSTEASAQDALRALINESDSFRPLDLADILQDLGKILLGIEEFEAAREALKQAEGLYISSGSQNELELGGLFNNMGRAYAENGHPREAIRLYRKALQTLSPARPETAEQITDIRHNLAGAWKDLGELSKAEIQYRRSLPVRRTLIGPRSMETARTLNQLGIFLWETGRIAEAEAMLRESLSIRIEVDPASLLIERSQSNLAALLNDSGRFDGAISLYRELLTTRLKLHGAGDWRTARVQAGLASALLGRRDSRDLDQARASIVDARATIQAEKPGSRDAAAIDRHYAAMLLASGKSAEAEVVLRPLFESDDTPFPSSSWRYHDLRSLLGAALAAQGRTAEARPLLEESATNLMEMKGPNSRWTREALERFEALDQAGAG; this is translated from the coding sequence ATGACCGACAACCGCTGGCCCGAGATCAAGCCGCTGCTCGATCGAGCGCTGGATCTCGACCCGGACTTTCGCGCCAGTTTCCTGGACAGCGCCTGCGGTGACGACCTCGATCTCAAAGCGGAGATCGAGGGCTACCTGGCCCTCGAGAGCGAGACCACCGACCTCGAATCCCCACTGCTCGACCTCATCGCCGGGCGGTCACCGGAGTACCGCGCCGGCCAGCGCATGGGTCCCTACCGGCTGGATGCGGAGATCGCCCGCGGCGGCATGGGCGTCGTCTACCAGGCCAGCCGTATCGAAGGGGGGTTCGAACAGAAAGTCGCCATCAAGATCCTGCGCCGGGGATTCGACACCGGCGACTTCGTGCGCCGCTTCCGCAGCGAACGCCAGATCCTCGCCGGCCTCGACCACCCGCACATCGCCCGCCTGTTCGACGGCGGCACCACCGAAGACGGCCTGCCCTACCTGGTCATGGAGCCGGTCAACGGCCGGCGCCTCGACCACTACTGCCAGGAAGAAAACCTCGACCTGCCGGCCCGCATCGAACTGCTGCGCAAGATCTGCGACGCCGTCCACGCCGCCCACCAGCGGTTGATCGTCCACTGCGACCTCAAACCCTCGAACATCCTCGTCACCGCCGACGGCACACCGAAGCTCTTGGACTTCGGCATCGCCAAAGTCCTGCGCCAGAGCCCGGACGACGAAACCCGCTCCCTGACCGTCCGCCTCGGCACCCCCGGCTACTCCAGCCCCGAGCTCGTCGCCGGCAGCAACGTCACCACCGGCAGCGACATCTACGCCCTCGGCTGCCTGCTCCACTTGCTGCTGACCGGCAAGGCCCCGGAGCCCCGAGCCCACGCCGACGACCCCTTGCCACTGCCCAGCCGAGTCCTCCAGGCAGAGGCTGCCCAGGCCGAAACCCCCGAGGCCAAAGCCGCGGCCCAAGACCGGCGTCAGCAAGTCCGAGGCGACCTCGACGCCATCACCCTCAAGGCCCTCGCCTGGGACGCCCAAGACCGCTACACCTCCGCCGACGCCCTGAGCACCGACCTCGACCGGCACCTGCGAAAGCTGCCGGTCTCGGCGCAGCCCTATTCGTGGAAGTACGTGGCGGGGCGGTTGATTCGGAGGCGGAGGAAGGAGCTTGCGGTGGGGTTGGGGGTGGTGGTGCTGGTGCTGGTGGGGCTGGGGTTGTTCCTGGGAGAGCGGGTGCGATCCGGCCTCGAAGAGAATCGAGCGGAGGGTTGGAAAGAGGCCTACGGCAGCCTGCTCGAGCTAATCGATCCGACCCGGGAGCGGTCAACCGAAGCATCCGCCCAAGATGCTCTCAGAGCGCTGATCAACGAGAGCGACTCTTTTAGGCCTTTGGATCTCGCGGACATCTTGCAGGACCTGGGAAAGATCCTACTGGGCATCGAAGAGTTCGAAGCCGCAAGAGAAGCTCTCAAGCAAGCAGAAGGCCTTTATATTTCATCGGGCTCGCAGAATGAACTGGAGCTGGGCGGTCTCTTCAACAACATGGGACGAGCATATGCCGAGAACGGCCACCCTCGGGAAGCCATTCGCCTCTACCGAAAAGCTCTCCAGACATTGAGTCCCGCAAGGCCAGAGACGGCCGAGCAGATAACCGATATCCGCCACAATCTAGCTGGGGCATGGAAGGACCTGGGCGAACTTTCAAAGGCAGAGATACAGTATCGGCGTTCTCTTCCGGTCAGGAGAACATTGATCGGACCTCGATCAATGGAAACCGCAAGGACATTGAACCAACTCGGAATCTTCCTGTGGGAGACGGGACGGATTGCTGAGGCAGAGGCAATGCTCAGGGAATCGCTGTCGATCCGAATCGAGGTCGATCCTGCGAGTCTCTTGATCGAGCGTTCGCAGTCGAACCTCGCCGCCTTGCTAAACGACTCCGGTCGGTTTGACGGTGCGATTTCTCTTTACCGAGAATTATTGACCACTCGTCTCAAATTGCACGGAGCCGGCGACTGGCGAACGGCCCGCGTACAAGCCGGATTGGCCTCAGCACTCCTTGGAAGAAGAGACTCGCGCGATCTGGACCAAGCTCGAGCCTCGATTGTTGATGCGCGCGCGACCATTCAGGCTGAGAAGCCCGGGTCAAGAGACGCCGCCGCCATCGACCGCCACTACGCAGCCATGCTCCTTGCTTCTGGCAAGTCCGCCGAGGCTGAAGTCGTACTCCGCCCCCTTTTCGAAAGCGACGACACACCCTTCCCCTCCTCTTCCTGGCGATACCATGACCTGCGAAGCCTACTCGGCGCCGCGCTGGCCGCGCAGGGCCGAACGGCAGAAGCCCGCCCCCTCCTTGAAGAGAGCGCCACTAACCTAATGGAGATGAAAGGCCCAAACTCCCGCTGGACCCGCGAGGCCCTGGAGCGGTTCGAGGCGCTGGATCAGGCCGGCGCCGGATGA